In Abditibacteriaceae bacterium, one DNA window encodes the following:
- a CDS encoding putative Ig domain-containing protein — MKNIIRNTTALLGLALLSTPVFAQETPKPEAAKPDYRLYLIGNSLTDQIYWGKFEEMAKSGGRNIVLGSQRVPGAPIGWFVQHPDGGFQSGTFGPWKKAFAEHEWDGLSLQPFQWSYKENIRDIPVLAEEFYKKSPQGQLFIYAQWPSWGKGGDWTRRWLEPREQNIMSRAEHEDTVTWLHENLKGHKPARLVPVGQVMHLLEQKAKAGLVPGMQTMWNVYDDDVHINNVGSFIVASTFYATTQERSPEGLDFKPYAEGKMKLTPELAKVIQQTVWEVVATHRMTGVQSTLAPQIATPALDAAVHNSTYYGEIFPAFGRAPRTMKIKSGKLPAGMTLSENGILGGAPTEVGDARFEVQVTDAAGKSAARPMALKVVADSTPQIAIMKLPALKQGGYVRYELKAQSDNAPLFWKIEKGELPKGMTFNDGGILEGTPGEAGAREITFAVTDSDNQNPETATQVVNLDVAPAGKDVSFARRIDWKPDVNGKLDANEKWDFKEPVTKVLSGAPNDPAPLVDIAYDNEALYVAVLVKDKDVIGADLPGWAWKNDGKTDIVKIYIDGMNNREQIYNWDDFQFTNTPGHGRANIRGGWWADAKASPVEGGYLVEARMNWTSSGQKIEGKNPSDFLSVGVDVHVIDVDAKDGAPLSRVAWFGTEKNDTDPSGYRTVIMRP, encoded by the coding sequence ATGAAAAATATCATCAGAAACACGACCGCGCTACTGGGCCTGGCTTTGCTGAGTACTCCGGTCTTCGCGCAGGAAACGCCCAAGCCCGAAGCGGCTAAACCCGATTACCGTTTGTATCTCATCGGTAACAGCCTGACCGACCAGATTTACTGGGGCAAGTTTGAAGAGATGGCTAAAAGCGGCGGCAGGAACATCGTGCTGGGCAGCCAGCGCGTGCCTGGCGCGCCGATTGGCTGGTTCGTGCAGCATCCTGATGGCGGGTTTCAAAGCGGTACTTTCGGCCCGTGGAAAAAAGCCTTCGCCGAGCACGAGTGGGACGGCCTTTCGTTGCAGCCGTTTCAGTGGAGCTACAAGGAAAACATCCGCGACATTCCGGTGCTTGCCGAAGAGTTCTACAAGAAAAGCCCGCAGGGTCAGTTGTTCATCTACGCGCAGTGGCCCAGTTGGGGCAAAGGCGGCGACTGGACGCGGCGCTGGCTGGAGCCACGCGAACAGAACATCATGTCGCGCGCCGAGCATGAAGATACCGTGACCTGGCTGCATGAAAACCTGAAAGGCCACAAACCAGCTCGCCTGGTTCCGGTCGGTCAGGTCATGCACCTGCTGGAGCAGAAAGCCAAAGCCGGACTGGTTCCCGGCATGCAGACGATGTGGAATGTTTACGATGACGACGTGCACATCAACAACGTCGGAAGCTTCATCGTGGCTTCGACGTTCTATGCCACAACACAGGAACGCTCGCCGGAAGGACTCGATTTCAAGCCTTACGCTGAAGGCAAAATGAAGCTCACGCCCGAACTGGCGAAGGTGATTCAGCAAACCGTGTGGGAAGTTGTGGCGACGCATCGGATGACCGGCGTGCAGAGCACTCTGGCCCCACAAATCGCCACACCTGCGCTTGATGCAGCAGTGCACAACAGCACTTACTACGGCGAGATTTTTCCCGCGTTTGGACGCGCGCCGCGCACCATGAAAATCAAAAGCGGCAAGCTGCCCGCAGGGATGACTCTCAGCGAAAACGGAATTCTCGGCGGCGCACCAACGGAAGTGGGCGACGCGCGCTTTGAAGTACAGGTCACGGACGCCGCAGGTAAAAGTGCTGCGCGCCCGATGGCGTTAAAAGTCGTCGCCGATTCGACGCCGCAAATCGCGATAATGAAACTGCCCGCCTTGAAGCAGGGCGGTTACGTGCGCTACGAACTCAAAGCGCAAAGCGACAACGCGCCGCTCTTCTGGAAAATCGAAAAAGGTGAACTGCCCAAAGGCATGACTTTCAATGACGGCGGCATTCTTGAAGGCACGCCGGGCGAGGCTGGCGCGCGCGAAATCACTTTCGCCGTAACCGATAGCGACAACCAGAACCCCGAAACCGCGACACAGGTTGTGAATCTCGATGTCGCACCGGCAGGCAAGGATGTTTCTTTCGCGCGCCGCATCGATTGGAAGCCGGATGTCAACGGCAAGCTGGACGCGAACGAAAAGTGGGACTTCAAAGAACCCGTTACCAAAGTCCTTTCCGGCGCGCCCAACGACCCGGCTCCCCTCGTGGATATTGCCTATGACAATGAGGCTTTATATGTCGCGGTTTTGGTGAAGGACAAAGATGTTATCGGCGCCGATCTTCCCGGCTGGGCCTGGAAAAACGACGGCAAAACCGACATCGTAAAAATCTATATCGACGGCATGAACAACCGCGAGCAGATTTACAACTGGGACGATTTTCAATTCACCAACACGCCCGGCCACGGCAGAGCCAACATTCGCGGCGGCTGGTGGGCGGACGCAAAAGCAAGCCCGGTCGAAGGTGGTTATCTGGTCGAAGCGCGCATGAACTGGACATCCAGTGGCCAGAAAATCGAAGGTAAAAATCCCAGCGACTTTCTTTCCGTCGGCGTTGATGTTCATGTCATTGACGTTGATGCGAAAGACGGCGCGCCGCTGTCGCGCGTCGCGTGGTTTGGAACCGAGAAAAACGACACCGATCCCAGCGGCTACCGCACCGTTATCATGCGCCCGTAA
- a CDS encoding creatininase family protein, with product MKPREVRWERMFPDELEAAFLATPAVYFSYGLCEPHGPHCTLGLDSLKAHAICCEAAKEHGGIVAPPDYWHIHEISGYASWAEKHVGEVKRTWLTSMPPWQHFKNVCYQIRTADTLGFHAAILLTGHYGPNWNDLKNLIELVQPYVGTRLYSLPDFEANQPGFDDDNSGGDHAGKVETSLLWALEPGCVDMSRLPLADASGPHFAMGDTARESNRRIGERMVRDEVRFLGNKARELLSDYSQAQPQHTLLTFSDVEKLWEEVVRPQLTSFETMQQHWPNVEPPSEDSVWRANWTVPQSSP from the coding sequence ATGAAACCAAGAGAAGTCCGCTGGGAACGCATGTTTCCCGATGAGCTAGAAGCCGCTTTTTTGGCCACTCCCGCCGTTTATTTTTCCTACGGGTTGTGCGAGCCGCATGGCCCGCACTGCACGCTCGGACTCGATTCGCTCAAGGCGCACGCCATTTGTTGCGAAGCGGCGAAGGAGCACGGCGGAATCGTCGCGCCGCCCGATTACTGGCACATTCATGAAATCAGCGGCTACGCATCTTGGGCCGAGAAACATGTCGGTGAAGTAAAACGCACCTGGCTGACGAGCATGCCGCCGTGGCAGCATTTCAAGAACGTGTGTTACCAGATTCGCACCGCCGATACGCTCGGGTTCCACGCCGCGATTTTGCTCACCGGGCACTACGGGCCGAACTGGAACGATTTGAAAAACTTGATTGAACTTGTTCAACCTTATGTCGGGACGCGCCTTTATTCGTTGCCGGACTTTGAAGCGAATCAGCCCGGCTTTGATGACGACAACAGCGGCGGCGACCACGCGGGAAAAGTTGAAACTTCGCTGCTGTGGGCGCTCGAACCCGGCTGCGTCGATATGTCGCGTTTGCCTCTGGCAGATGCGTCCGGGCCGCATTTCGCGATGGGCGATACCGCGCGCGAATCGAACCGTCGCATTGGCGAGCGCATGGTGCGCGACGAAGTTCGTTTTCTGGGCAACAAAGCGCGCGAGTTGCTATCGGACTACTCGCAAGCGCAGCCGCAACACACACTCCTCACATTCTCTGATGTCGAAAAACTGTGGGAAGAGGTGGTGCGTCCGCAACTCACTTCTTTCGAAACGATGCAGCAACATTGGCCAAACGTCGAACCACCCTCAGAAGATTCGGTGTGGCGCGCCAACTGGACTGTGCCGCAATCCTCGCCTTAA
- a CDS encoding Gfo/Idh/MocA family oxidoreductase codes for MKPQIGIIGCGRPGKGQARGHVRGYLDAGCDVVALCDIAEENAASLRDEFGLAARVYTDSAAMLTEEKLDCISICLWPHLHAPVTIAAAQSGNVRAIHCEKPVAPTWSEAKKMVEVCAAAGVQLTFNHQRRFNVPFQTAKAMLDAGEIGELESMEAYCFDLFDWGTHWFDMMCFFNNETPADWVVGQVDISKPYAIFGLPLERFGTSHFAFKNGVRGTLVASRDNDVWNGLRVRLNGSKGSLEVGEAKHSDNHELRILNSADGWKPIAVEGSISGDDAYQKVMAEIIDSMQNGKKSLLAAHNALAATELVFATYESARRRERISLPLEGVEGHPLLELLREKGAIPEGTMVS; via the coding sequence ATGAAACCACAAATTGGAATCATCGGCTGTGGCCGACCAGGAAAAGGACAGGCGCGCGGCCACGTTCGCGGCTATTTGGATGCAGGCTGCGATGTTGTCGCGCTGTGCGACATCGCCGAAGAAAACGCGGCTTCACTGCGCGACGAATTCGGTCTAGCGGCGCGCGTCTACACCGATTCGGCTGCGATGCTGACAGAGGAAAAACTCGACTGCATTAGCATTTGTTTGTGGCCGCACTTGCACGCGCCGGTGACCATTGCCGCCGCGCAATCGGGCAACGTGCGCGCGATTCACTGCGAGAAACCAGTCGCGCCAACATGGAGCGAAGCGAAAAAGATGGTCGAAGTCTGCGCCGCTGCGGGCGTTCAACTCACCTTTAACCATCAACGCCGCTTCAACGTGCCGTTTCAAACCGCGAAAGCGATGCTTGATGCGGGAGAAATCGGCGAACTGGAAAGCATGGAAGCCTATTGCTTCGACCTGTTCGATTGGGGCACGCACTGGTTCGATATGATGTGTTTTTTCAACAACGAAACGCCGGCCGATTGGGTTGTCGGGCAAGTGGACATCAGCAAGCCTTACGCGATTTTCGGCTTGCCGCTCGAACGCTTTGGCACCTCGCATTTCGCTTTCAAAAACGGCGTGCGTGGAACTCTGGTCGCGAGCCGCGATAACGATGTCTGGAACGGTCTGCGAGTGCGATTGAACGGCAGCAAAGGCAGCCTCGAAGTCGGGGAGGCGAAGCATTCGGATAACCACGAATTGCGAATCCTGAACAGCGCCGACGGCTGGAAACCGATTGCCGTTGAAGGCAGTATTTCGGGCGACGATGCCTATCAAAAAGTCATGGCTGAAATTATCGACTCGATGCAAAACGGCAAGAAATCGCTGCTTGCTGCCCACAACGCTCTGGCTGCTACAGAACTCGTTTTCGCGACCTACGAATCAGCACGACGACGCGAACGGATTTCCTTACCGCTGGAAGGTGTCGAAGGTCATCCGCTGCTGGAACTCTTGCGCGAAAAGGGCGCAATCCCCGAAGGAACAATGGTGAGCTAA
- a CDS encoding Gfo/Idh/MocA family oxidoreductase, producing MKAITLGELRVAAEIPLPSRRDWRIGLVGFGGIAIWSHAPAYQRAGWNIVAVADPSEAAQEKAREMLPEARIYSDYTQLLQETEVDAIALLTQPVLRLPVVQAAAKFGRPLLIEKPLANTLEEAQQIVQIGEEHSLPIAVSQNYRWDRSNFFARQLIEAGYVGEMHFASIEIFGTQDRDLADHAFYSQCDDFMTVQWNTHLADLLQFWSGAIPQRRWTVTRRSSGQAFKSDGLLISVVDFGSSLTGHILHSELVRSGATGAMCRIDGSEGSLIFPMSGDYVEIYSSRLGNEPARLDLSTLNLAHSMAGSMGDLLLSLEQNREPQVSARRNLATLNAVFSDQKSSEQHGVWV from the coding sequence ATGAAAGCGATAACCCTTGGAGAACTTAGAGTTGCCGCTGAAATTCCCTTGCCCTCGCGCCGCGACTGGCGTATTGGGCTTGTCGGGTTTGGAGGCATCGCCATCTGGTCTCATGCCCCTGCCTACCAGCGAGCCGGATGGAACATTGTCGCTGTCGCTGATCCGTCGGAAGCCGCGCAAGAAAAGGCCCGCGAGATGCTGCCCGAAGCGCGCATCTACTCCGATTACACGCAACTTCTGCAGGAAACGGAAGTTGATGCAATTGCACTCTTGACTCAGCCCGTTTTGCGCTTACCGGTTGTGCAGGCGGCGGCCAAATTTGGCCGGCCTTTGCTGATTGAAAAGCCGCTCGCGAACACGCTTGAAGAAGCACAACAGATTGTCCAGATCGGCGAAGAGCATTCGTTGCCGATCGCGGTCAGCCAGAATTATCGCTGGGATAGGTCAAACTTCTTCGCGCGTCAACTGATCGAGGCGGGTTACGTTGGCGAGATGCACTTTGCTTCAATTGAAATTTTCGGCACGCAAGATCGCGACCTCGCCGACCATGCGTTTTATTCGCAGTGCGACGATTTTATGACGGTGCAGTGGAACACGCACCTCGCCGACCTTCTGCAATTCTGGAGCGGAGCCATTCCGCAGCGCCGCTGGACCGTGACACGGCGCTCGTCAGGACAGGCCTTCAAATCCGATGGCTTGCTGATTTCGGTCGTTGACTTTGGCAGCAGTCTGACGGGGCATATTCTGCACTCGGAACTTGTCCGCAGCGGTGCGACCGGCGCGATGTGCCGCATTGATGGCAGCGAAGGCTCGCTCATTTTTCCTATGTCGGGCGACTACGTCGAAATTTACTCCAGCCGTCTGGGTAACGAACCGGCGCGCCTCGACCTCAGCACCTTGAACCTCGCGCACTCGATGGCCGGTTCGATGGGTGACTTGCTACTTTCCCTGGAACAAAATCGCGAACCTCAGGTAAGCGCACGCCGCAACCTGGCTACTTTAAACGCCGTATTCTCCGACCAGAAAAGCAGCGAGCAACATGGCGTCTGGGTGTAA
- a CDS encoding glycoside hydrolase family 36 protein: MNSISWQVHADGSFALQTPHLKIENCYPAFDGASLRALSVQVSQQNNAHHIEYSTVHGTFKLQLGVEENRAVLRSSLEGSTQTPRWIAPLVGRVLEAKRFFHQGLGFAGPSGFAEIGEEPFSAVVRTEGGSAPTWFVESYTVAALCAKSGESIAIGALDHRNVLQKTTLRAIQQRRGLINRHLESETLQLETAFATEEIAFGNELVLPDLYFVFFPNAWTGLQALAHDIGREMQTRTHQEPRYHWCSWYQRGCNFNARDLQDTLDGLRDNSSARVNTPLQTIQIDDGYCASPGDWLIPNALWPGGLPDAFARVTKAGFHAGVWIAPFAVGNRSRLFAEHPDWVLRDKSGAPVAEWQNYDGSGIPSHIDEETYVLDTTNPAAFEYLREVFRTLRGWGATFFKTDFMDWGLRDATQYARHTNSETSVQNYRRVLGMIREEIGEESFWLACIAPFAPFLGFADGVRVSNDTSHHWTRGSTINMFEQVTNCQFFNNVWWQNDPDVIFLRDKFLQLSQTEIESAALFTGISGGSVNTSDALHEIPESRLKLWRFVQPDFALQGENRNARFPYWNDKSRKLLVVVREYSDGDFGLLAVNLRDESVTEMVLLQESTPFVAPFVFDWNQNGSEPLGEKAELVVELAPHASRLFYISAHNNSPAPNLTVGGATFSMTGLESK, encoded by the coding sequence ATGAATTCGATTTCCTGGCAAGTTCACGCCGACGGTTCTTTTGCCTTGCAAACGCCGCATCTGAAAATTGAGAATTGCTATCCGGCTTTTGATGGCGCGTCTTTACGCGCGTTGTCGGTGCAAGTTTCGCAACAGAACAACGCGCATCATATCGAGTACTCGACGGTGCACGGCACGTTCAAGCTGCAATTGGGCGTTGAAGAAAATCGCGCTGTCCTGCGCTCCTCGCTGGAGGGGAGTACACAAACCCCGCGCTGGATTGCACCGCTGGTCGGTCGCGTTCTTGAGGCGAAGCGGTTCTTCCATCAAGGGTTGGGGTTCGCAGGGCCGAGTGGTTTCGCTGAGATCGGAGAAGAGCCTTTCTCCGCCGTAGTCCGCACCGAAGGCGGCAGTGCGCCAACTTGGTTTGTCGAAAGCTACACCGTCGCGGCGCTGTGCGCGAAGAGCGGCGAAAGCATCGCAATCGGCGCGCTCGATCATCGCAATGTTCTCCAGAAGACCACACTACGCGCGATTCAGCAAAGGCGCGGGCTTATCAATCGTCACTTGGAAAGCGAAACGTTGCAACTCGAAACCGCGTTTGCCACCGAAGAAATCGCTTTCGGTAACGAACTCGTTTTACCCGATTTGTATTTTGTTTTCTTCCCTAACGCGTGGACGGGCTTGCAAGCTCTGGCGCATGACATCGGGCGCGAAATGCAAACGCGCACCCATCAGGAGCCGCGTTATCACTGGTGTTCGTGGTATCAGCGCGGTTGCAACTTCAACGCGCGCGACCTGCAAGACACGCTCGATGGCTTGCGCGACAATTCGAGTGCGCGCGTGAATACGCCGTTGCAAACCATTCAAATCGATGACGGATATTGTGCTTCGCCCGGCGACTGGCTCATTCCTAATGCGCTGTGGCCCGGAGGCTTGCCGGACGCCTTCGCGCGCGTCACGAAAGCCGGATTCCACGCCGGAGTTTGGATTGCGCCCTTTGCCGTCGGGAATCGGAGCCGGCTTTTCGCCGAGCATCCCGACTGGGTTCTGCGCGACAAAAGCGGCGCACCCGTCGCCGAATGGCAGAACTACGATGGCAGCGGCATCCCTTCGCATATTGACGAAGAAACCTACGTTCTCGACACCACCAACCCCGCCGCGTTCGAGTATTTGCGCGAAGTGTTTCGTACCTTGCGCGGTTGGGGCGCGACGTTTTTTAAAACCGATTTCATGGATTGGGGCTTGCGCGATGCGACACAATACGCGCGCCACACGAACTCGGAAACCAGCGTGCAGAATTACCGCCGCGTACTGGGAATGATCCGCGAAGAAATTGGTGAAGAGTCGTTCTGGCTGGCATGCATCGCGCCGTTTGCGCCGTTTCTGGGCTTCGCCGACGGCGTGCGCGTTTCCAACGACACCAGCCATCACTGGACGCGCGGTTCGACGATTAACATGTTCGAGCAGGTGACGAACTGCCAGTTTTTTAACAACGTGTGGTGGCAAAACGACCCCGACGTTATCTTTTTGCGCGATAAGTTTTTGCAGCTTTCCCAGACCGAAATCGAAAGCGCGGCGCTCTTCACGGGCATTAGCGGCGGCAGTGTTAATACCTCGGATGCGCTGCACGAAATCCCCGAAAGCCGCCTGAAGCTGTGGCGTTTTGTGCAGCCCGACTTCGCTTTGCAGGGCGAAAATCGCAACGCGCGTTTCCCCTACTGGAATGACAAGTCGCGCAAGCTGCTGGTTGTCGTGCGGGAGTACTCCGATGGCGACTTCGGCTTGCTGGCGGTCAATCTGCGCGATGAAAGCGTGACTGAAATGGTGTTGTTGCAAGAATCTACCCCTTTTGTTGCGCCGTTCGTTTTTGATTGGAACCAGAACGGCAGCGAACCGCTGGGCGAAAAAGCTGAGTTGGTTGTTGAACTCGCGCCGCATGCGTCGCGCTTGTTCTACATCAGCGCGCACAACAATTCGCCCGCGCCCAACCTAACGGTTGGCGGCGCGACATTCTCAATGACTGGACTGGAAAGCAAATGA
- a CDS encoding glycoside hydrolase family 78 protein, translating into MKVTNLRCEYETNPLGIDVLNPRLSWKLQDDRRGAAQSAYQLFVASSQELLAQGEADLWDSGEVKSNQTSWIEYAGKPLASRQRAFWKVKVWDEQGSAGEFSDVAWWELGLLDRSEWTGEWIGSPLRGGTHSLVPCPYLRKGFEVEKAVVSARLYATALGLYEFYLNGERVGNDVLTPGWTNYTKRVQYHVYDVTSLLQNGANACGAILGDGWYCGFVGWTGRQVYGTQPQFLAQIVLTFDDGSTQTIATDASWKHSVGPILESDFQMGEHYDARLELGDWNSPSYDDAAWDTVKVFDAPDIAITAHVGPPVRPQETLTPGGAPKLHDHKYIFDMGQNMVGRVRLKVSGEKGTTIRLRFAEILNKDGSIYTENLRTARATDYYTLRGEGEEIWEPLFTFHGFRYVEVFGLKEAPDTDMITGIVLNSDIQRTGEWESNDPLLNQLQSNIWWGQKGNFLEVPTDCPQRDERLGWTGDAQVFVRTAAFNADVAGFFAKWQRDIRDAQHKNGGVPAIVPDTAPLAETGGEVGGDSGPAWSDATVICPWTNYLVYGDKKIIADNYDVLVRYVQHLENISRPHGLIRSHPEAKEWAGFGDWLSTDTPDVFGTTRKDLIGTAFFAYSSRLLGKIARALGKNEDSEKYESLFEEIRAAFNERFVTPEGLVAGGTQTSYVLALHFDLLPQEKRAIAVEELVRDIKNRNNHLSVGFVGSPYIAQVLSDNGRLDVAYDLLHQTDHPSWLYAVTQGATTIWERWDGWTHDKGFQHPGMNSFNHYAYGAIGAWMYAKVAGIELDENEAAYKHIVFKPQPGGKLTDVRAALDSIHGRVESQWKLEDGRFNWKIVVPPNTRADVFVPTNDAQQITESGTSAQESLGYVAEHDGYAQFQVGAGTYEFASPVV; encoded by the coding sequence ATGAAAGTTACCAACCTCCGTTGTGAATACGAAACCAACCCGCTCGGCATCGACGTTCTCAACCCGCGCCTGAGCTGGAAGCTGCAAGACGACCGGCGCGGCGCCGCGCAGAGCGCCTATCAATTATTTGTGGCGTCGTCGCAAGAACTTCTGGCGCAGGGCGAAGCCGATTTGTGGGACAGCGGCGAAGTAAAGTCCAACCAGACTTCGTGGATTGAATACGCGGGCAAACCGCTTGCATCGCGGCAGCGCGCTTTCTGGAAAGTAAAGGTCTGGGACGAGCAGGGAAGCGCAGGGGAGTTTTCGGATGTGGCGTGGTGGGAATTGGGCCTGCTTGACCGTAGCGAATGGACGGGTGAATGGATTGGCTCGCCGCTGCGTGGCGGCACGCATTCCCTCGTGCCTTGTCCGTATTTACGCAAAGGTTTTGAAGTTGAGAAAGCCGTTGTTTCCGCGCGGCTCTATGCCACGGCGCTGGGGCTTTACGAGTTCTACCTCAACGGCGAGCGCGTTGGAAACGACGTCTTAACGCCTGGCTGGACGAACTACACAAAGCGCGTGCAATATCACGTTTACGACGTGACTTCTCTCTTGCAAAACGGCGCGAACGCGTGCGGCGCGATTCTGGGCGATGGTTGGTATTGCGGCTTCGTCGGCTGGACAGGGCGGCAGGTTTACGGAACTCAGCCGCAATTCCTGGCCCAAATCGTTTTGACTTTTGATGATGGCAGCACCCAAACGATTGCAACCGATGCGTCGTGGAAGCATTCGGTTGGCCCGATTCTCGAAAGCGATTTTCAAATGGGCGAGCATTACGATGCGCGTTTGGAACTTGGCGACTGGAATTCTCCGTCTTACGATGACGCCGCGTGGGATACCGTCAAGGTTTTCGACGCGCCCGACATTGCGATTACGGCGCACGTTGGGCCTCCGGTGCGACCGCAGGAAACTTTGACTCCCGGCGGAGCGCCGAAGCTGCACGACCACAAATACATTTTCGACATGGGCCAAAACATGGTCGGTCGCGTGCGCCTGAAAGTGTCGGGCGAAAAAGGCACCACAATTCGCCTGCGTTTTGCGGAAATTCTCAACAAAGATGGCAGTATCTACACCGAAAATTTACGCACTGCTCGCGCCACCGATTACTACACGCTTAGAGGCGAAGGCGAGGAAATCTGGGAGCCGCTGTTCACGTTTCACGGCTTCCGCTATGTCGAGGTTTTCGGACTCAAAGAAGCGCCTGACACCGACATGATTACTGGCATCGTTCTCAACTCCGACATTCAGCGAACCGGCGAATGGGAATCGAACGACCCGTTGCTCAACCAATTGCAGAGCAATATCTGGTGGGGACAAAAAGGGAATTTTCTTGAAGTGCCCACCGATTGCCCGCAGCGCGACGAGCGCTTGGGCTGGACGGGCGACGCTCAGGTTTTTGTCCGCACTGCTGCCTTTAACGCTGATGTCGCGGGCTTCTTCGCCAAGTGGCAGCGCGACATCCGAGACGCTCAGCACAAGAATGGTGGCGTGCCCGCCATCGTGCCCGACACCGCGCCGCTCGCGGAAACCGGCGGCGAAGTGGGCGGTGATTCCGGCCCCGCGTGGTCGGATGCGACGGTGATTTGCCCGTGGACGAACTACTTGGTTTACGGCGATAAAAAAATCATTGCGGATAACTACGATGTGCTCGTGCGCTACGTACAGCATCTCGAAAACATCAGCCGTCCGCACGGCCTGATTCGCTCGCATCCCGAAGCGAAAGAATGGGCCGGTTTCGGCGATTGGCTTTCCACCGACACACCAGACGTTTTCGGCACCACGCGCAAGGACCTTATCGGCACCGCGTTTTTTGCTTACTCATCGCGCTTGCTGGGCAAAATCGCGCGTGCGCTGGGCAAAAATGAAGATTCCGAAAAATACGAATCACTATTCGAAGAAATTAGAGCCGCTTTCAACGAGCGTTTCGTGACTCCCGAAGGTCTCGTTGCCGGAGGCACGCAAACGTCGTATGTTCTGGCGCTGCACTTCGATTTGCTGCCGCAGGAAAAGCGCGCCATCGCCGTCGAGGAACTGGTGCGCGATATCAAAAATCGCAACAATCATCTGTCGGTTGGTTTCGTGGGTTCGCCTTACATCGCGCAAGTGCTCAGCGACAACGGGCGCCTTGATGTTGCCTACGATTTGTTGCACCAGACTGATCATCCTTCGTGGCTTTACGCGGTGACGCAGGGCGCAACTACCATCTGGGAACGCTGGGACGGCTGGACGCATGACAAGGGGTTTCAGCATCCCGGCATGAACTCGTTCAATCACTATGCTTACGGCGCGATTGGGGCGTGGATGTATGCCAAAGTCGCTGGCATCGAGCTGGATGAAAACGAGGCGGCTTACAAGCACATCGTGTTCAAGCCACAGCCTGGCGGCAAGTTGACGGATGTGCGTGCCGCGCTCGATTCGATTCATGGCCGCGTCGAGAGCCAGTGGAAACTGGAAGATGGCCGGTTCAACTGGAAAATCGTAGTGCCGCCCAACACCCGCGCAGACGTTTTCGTCCCGACAAACGACGCGCAGCAAATCACCGAAAGTGGCACATCCGCGCAGGAATCGCTCGGTTACGTCGCGGAGCACGACGGCTATGCGCAGTTCCAAGTAGGCGCAGGAACGTATGAGTTTGCGTCACCGGTTGTGTAA